The Bombus pascuorum chromosome 11, iyBomPasc1.1, whole genome shotgun sequence genome has a window encoding:
- the LOC132912159 gene encoding uncharacterized protein LOC132912159 isoform X1: MSGSDGEDGQCNGTIESNVVAMDDVLVKKHTDDILCDGCVTVEGDFTRQESERTVNYTEDAVRSLVVADSIPVADSIPVADSVPVASVTLDESVVDEFIKGARASHSMELNAMQTRPESLVENPSTAVNIDNPFRGKEMCSCDVCKAKRELLREELHKAMKFQNLWAELRQHIRGSFNVALEASCFLGGLEFQQTPFSADDTHKIVLQLCKRNPHQLFMRLVSLAQEFVVEIKVRLLNLLQHLSVNNLPEIFLIGLLDDYDALITTAVKISEFVKLLKDHLGKFNYKFPLPWAAFIKKLYQIYIYDDPFIQNSLSPFIGQLKKVLPLKSSEYQRLFHRYLWFEKEMTVIRDLWAETESWMDKYNAEQACRMTHLRQVREVFTATRKLMEPRMLNKWTDVENELHEANGQLSTITSQEKVSVSEVDSRPLSPTPDLSLDSPNMPPSIEILQILLDDWSKVVKSLRQKLSDVTDAQPTADIYTNGQEDFFDYACATCHLVQSAMRSVRAHIEGTCLENNIEEEKSCECHMCIGPAISSSINKSDAENILLPLENPFPQLTNGFLEDTANFSATQVKKKIEDLEIKEIKSDGNEIRNENEDVDLRTPDPQLCSCVYQHVKEITERKVVLENPPCLCLLNSKRKIWDTCPCLTKSVPEPVTSNDHPKPPSPPIVKANQEPNKPAVKTGSTQSAQTQTRHSTTQTPNTVHNHTTHQGTTHSHTHGSLPDLVKNTGPTHRSHSHSNHSSHACHKQANVEHIKRVSCNDLSSGDGDCSDSGSSQEDSCSTSSSAQRDSSRHCDCCYCEVFGHGVPSVAPVSRNYNEMRERLRQLLTKKKARKCKATCSPSKSPSESVVSDTSTETKAATNAAPRLNTPISTVPAIQVDQRDQRDLEELLEFIEGNQNGKKDNNKKAEKKARQKQRKLEEKLKRDRQEAEKLKLIELQKKTPEVTITVVDPQKPVPQRLLPQCNLPEVSILPTSPPVALPTVKQLSNKKKDKQEVCSNSSNTSSSSFSSSSSSTSSINSKTKTAPVNTNVKSKSISKAEKLMVSGQVNNKPANKSDKTEVSNKNNKIQTNNSNSINVKNNAMDKSLTVDLDDKSLTKKERKKLKKKMKKMEEVKAKEETKKPVQTEAQPQIVTIKRVMESNSAEPTVTITLKGQTPAEDKVLFTLVNGQTKEVTGLKLENEQTQNVYGKKKKAKVNNNNNNNNTSNNNNNSLQQGNKQHQTNNSKQQTQNKICDNKNNMKQQSNNEKSKGKQVDEKKIQQQNITEIKTKSKKDKKNIENKENVLQQNVVNKNKNQSQNISGKKQNKVNTPTQTPVSQKSQNFNISSDNKKTKIQSQERNGQLSSNKSSKNTSTSITIKQMKGDNQKIQSKLINQTTIKQRQELHSASTERINSPLSSQFKDIGANSKINIENLKLPPGITITKVDAPAKPLPIRSAPLPKPVNPPKQTTIIAAPMSGVQSSYASSQAGGNVIVVDTGKLKQDLLPKPAEKDVTKETQQSQSTSSKKKKKKNKNGLNSNNTSHQPTIQNNDPFVNDHADEPARILHNPSTNMVTIRNPAFGPMKVPPTQQAAIIKVSENGMVTIRSPALQQAINAGLTSPPKPDYIVKGDLSSKTSMENSSLKHANGIIPSSLAELRSRLTPDCTTLSGLANIQISKVTNGQPIPENGINLKGTSVTLTKVRTEPCMEDVQCAKTAVREAINASIAASSSGKSKKKKKRDIGTRQCGDDWNLVESVFTPKDIDLEDGEMDDAERELEAFKRFCLQSVPPPRKEKVNLNIKDIVLKKKSSSSSSSSAATAVIAAN, from the exons ATGAGCGGCAGCGACGGCGAGGACGGTCAGTGCAACGGAACGATAGAAAGCAACGTAGTAGCGATGGATGACGTTCTTGTTAAGAAACACACTGACGACATTCTCTGCGATGGATGTGTTACCGTTGAAGGCGATTTCACGCGACAGGAAAGCGAACGGACTGTTAATTACACGGAGGATGCTGTACGCTCTCTCGTTGTTGCGGACTCGATTCCTGTCGCGGACTCGATCCCAGTCGCGGACTCGGTTCCTGTCGCG AGCGTGACACTTGACGAAAGCGTAGTGGATGAGTTTATCAAGGGCGCGAGGGCTTCCCATAGCATGGAACTGAATGCGATGCAAACGAGGCCTGAGTCGCTTGTCGAAAATCCAAGTACCGCTGTGAACATAGACAACCCTTTCAGGGGTAAGGAAATGTGTTCATGCGATGTATGCAAAGCAAAAAG GGAACTGCTTAGAGAGGAGTTACATAAAGCCATGAAATTCCAAAATCTATGGGCAGAGTTACGTCAACATATAAGGGGTTCCTTTAATGTTGCCTTAGAAGCTTCTTGTTTCCTTGGAGGTTTAGAGTTTCAACAAACTCCATTTTCAGCGGATGATACGCACAAGATTGTTTTGCA ACTGTGTAAAAGGAATCCTCATCAATTATTTATGAGGCTAGTAAGCCTGGCACAGGAGTTTGttgtagaaataaaagttcgattattaaatcttttacaaCATCTTAGTGTAAATAATTTACcagaaatttttcttatag GCCTTTTAGATGATTATGATGCATTAATAACAACAGCAGTGAAGATTTCTGAATTTGTAAAACTTTTAAAGGATCATTTGGGCAAgttcaattataaatttcctttACCATGGGctgcttttattaaaaaattgtatcagatttatatatatgatgATCCATTTATACAAAACAGTCTGTCACCTTTTATTGGCCAG tTAAAGAAAGTTTTGCCCTTAAAAAGCTCGGAATACCAGCGTCTTTTCCATCGGTATTTATGGTTTGAGAAAGAAATGACGGTAATTAGAGATCTATGGGCAGAAACTGAATCGTGGATGGACAAGTACAA TGCAGAACAAGCATGTCGAATGACCCATCTTAGGCAAGTAAGGGAAGTGTTCACAGCAACTAGGAAACTTATGGAACCGCGTATGTTAAATAAATGGACCGACGTTGAAAA TGAATTGCATGAAGCGAATGGTCAACTTTCAACGATTACTTCGCAAGAAAAAGTTAGCGTATCAGAGGTGGACAGCAGGCCTTTAAGTCCTACACCGGATTTAAGTTTGGATTCACCCAATATGCCTCCAAGTATCgagatattacaaattttattggatGACTGGAGCAAGGTTGTAAAGTCTCTACGTCAGAAATTATCTGATGTAACAGACGCACAACCGACCGCGGACATTTATACTAATGGACAGGAAGATTTCTTTGATTATGCTTGTGCAACTTGCCATTTAGTACAGTCTGCAATGAGATCAGTGAG GGCTCATATTGAAGGAACTTGTTTAGAGAATaatatagaagaagaaaaaagctgTGAATGTCATATGTGTATAGGACCTGCGATATCTTCTAgt ATTAATAAAAGTGAtgcagaaaatatattattaccacTAGAAAATCCTTTTCCACAACTTACAAATGGATTCCTAG aaGATACGGCTAATTTTTCGGCAACgcaagtaaagaaaaaaatagaagatctggagataaaggaaataaagaGCGACGGCAatgaaataagaaacgaaaatgaagATGTTGATTTAAGGACGCCCGATCCACAACTTTGTTCATGTGTATATCAGCATGTGAAAGAAATAACAGAGAGAAAAGTGGTGCTAGAAAATCCACCTTGTTTGTGTTTACTAAACTCCAAACGGAAGATATGGGACACTTGTCCATGCCTAACAAAAT ctGTACCTGAACCAGTCACATCAAATGATCATCCAAAGCCACCGTCGCCTCCTATCGTGAAGGCTAATCAGGAACCAAATAAACCTGCAGTAAAAACTGGTTCTACGCAGTCTGCTCAAACACAGACGAGGCATTCTACAACGCAGACACCGAATACCGTTCACAATCATACAACGCATCAgg GTACCACTCATTCACATACACATGGGTCCCTTCCAGACTTGGTAAAAAACACGGGTCCTACCCATAGATCTCATAGTCACAGCAATCATTCGTCGCACGCCTGTCACAAACAGGCTAATGTCGAGCACATTAAAAGAGTCTCTTGCAACGACT TAAGTTCCGGAGATGGGGATTGTTCGGATTCCGGAAGTAGTCAGGAAGACTCTTGTTCTACCAGCAGTTCCGCGCAAAGGGATTCCAGTAGACATTGCGACTGTTGTTATTGCGAAGTATTTGGTCATGGAGTT cCTTCGGTAGCACCAGTTAGtagaaattataatgaaatgaGAGAACGGTTGCGGCAATTactaacgaagaaaaaagctaGAAAGTGTAAAGCCACGTGTAGCCCTTCAAAAAGTCCCTCAGAATCGGTGGTATCTGATACAAGTACGGAAACGAAGGCAGCGACAAATGCAGCGCCGAGATTGAATACTCCAATTTCGACTGTTCCTGCGATACAGGTGGATCAACGAGATCAAAGAGATCTAGAGGAGTTGCTTGAGTTTATTGAGGGCAATCAGAATGGaaagaaagataataataaaaaggcCGAGAAAAAAGCTAGGCAGAAGCAACGTAAG CTGGAAGAAAAGCTTAAAAGAGATAGGCAAGaagcagaaaaattaaaactgaTAGAGTTACAAAAAAAGACACCGGAAGTAACGATCACCGTCGTAGACCCACAAAAACCTGTTCCTCAAAGATTATTACCTCAGTGTAACCTACCCGAAGTATCTATTTTACCTACGTCACCCCCAGTAGCATTGCCGACTGTAAAgcaattaagtaataaaaagaaagacaaacaAGAAGTCTGTAGCAATAGTAGTAACACTAGTAGCAGTAGCTTTAGcagcagtagtagtagtacCAGTAGTATAAATAGCAAAACGAAGACTGCGCCTGTGAATACCAATGTAAAGAGCAAAAGTATTAGTAAAGCCGAGAAATTGATGGTTTCTGGCCAGGTGAACAACAAACCTGCGAACAAAAGCGATAAAACTGAAGTtagcaataaaaataacaaaatacagACAAACAATAGCAATAGcataaatgtgaaaaataacGCAATGGACAAATCATTGACTGTCGACTTGGATGATAAAAGTTTGaccaagaaagaaaggaaaaaattgaaaaagaaaatgaaaaaaatggaGGAGGTGAAGGCAAAAGAGGAGACAAAGAAACCGGTTCAGACGGAGGCTCAACCGCAGATCGTGACAATTAAGAGAGTCATGGAGTCTAATAGCGCGGAACCGACAGTCACGATCACGTTGAAAGGTCAAACACCGGCTGAAGATAAAGTTCTATTCACTTTGGTGAATGGTCAGACGAAAGAGGTAACCGGCTTGAAACTGGAGAACGAACAAACTCAGAACGTCTacgggaagaaaaagaaagccaaagtaaataataacaacaataataataatactagcaataataacaataattcgtTGCAACAGGGGAACAAACAGCATCAAACGAACAATTCGAAACAGCAGAcgcagaataaaatttgtgaCAACAAGAACAATATGAAACAACAGTCGAACAATGAAAAGAGCAAAGGGAAGCAAGTAGACGAGAAAAAGATTCAGCAGCAGAATATTactgaaataaaaacgaaatctaagaaagacaagaaaaatatagaaaacaagGAGAATGTGCTGCAACAGAACGTcgtaaataagaataagaatCAATCGCAGAACATAAGTGGAAAGAAACAGAATAAAGTTAATACGCCAACTCAAACTCCAGTTTCGCAAAAGTCACAGAACTTTAATATCAGTAGCGACAACAAAAAGACGAAAATACAGTCGCAAGAGAGAAATGGGCAATTAAGTTCCAACAAAAGCAGTAAGAACACATCTACTAGtattactattaaacaaatgaaaGGTGACAACcaaaaaattcaaagtaaattaataaatcagaCGACGATCAAACAACGACAGGAACTGCATTCGGCATCCACGGAAAGAATTAATTCGCCATTGAGCAGTCAGTTCAAAGATATTGGCGCAAATTCGAAGATTAACATAGAGAATTTAAAGCTGCCACCCGGTATTACGATAACTAAAGTTGACGCTCCTGCGAAACCCTTGCCAATCAGATCAGCTCCACTGCCTAAACCAGTAAATCCGCCTAAGCAAACTACGATAATCGCAGCACCTATGAGTGGCGTTCAATCAAGTTACGCGAGTTCTCAGGCGGGTGGTAATGTAATAGTTGTGGACACTGGAAAATTGAAGCAGGATCTATTACCTAAACCGGCAGAAAAAG ATGTGACTAAAGAAACGCAACAAAGTCAGAGCACTAGcagtaagaagaagaaaaagaagaataaaaacggattaaattctaacaatacGTCACATCAACcaacaatacaaaataatgaTCCTTTTGTGAACGATCATGCTGATGAGCCTGCCAGAATACTTCACAACCCAAGTACCAACATGGTAACCATAAGGAACCCGGCGTTTGGCCCGATGAAGGTGCCACCTACACAACAGGCGGCAATTATAAAAGTATCAGAGAATGGTATGGTCACCATTAGGAGTCCTGCGTTGCAACAGGCGATCAACGCAGGCCTTACATCCCCTCCAAAGCCAGATTACATCGTGAAAGGTGATCTGTCGTCGAAAACGTCGATGGAAAACTCAAGCTTGAAACACGCTAATGGTATTATCCCGTCGAGTTTGGCGGAGTTGAGGAGTAGACTGACGCCAGACTGTACAACTCTAAGCGGTTTGGCTAATATACAAATCAGTAAAGTAACGAATGGTCAACCTATACCGGAGAACGGAATCAACCTAAAGGGGACTAGCGTGACGTTGACAAAAGTTAGGACGGAACCGTGCATGGAGGATGTGCAGTGTGCAAAAACGGCTGTTCGAGAAGCGATAAACGCCTCGATAGCGGCATCGTCTAGCGGCAAGagcaagaaaaagaagaagcgcGATATCGGCACGAGACAATGCGGAGATGACTGGAACCTCGTTG AGAGCGTATTCACGCCCAAAGATATAGACCTCGAGGACGGGGAAATGGACGACGCGGAGCGTGAACTAGAGGCGTTCAAGAGGTTTTGCCTGCAGTCAGTGCCGCCGCCGCGCAAGGAGAAGGTCAATCTCAATATCAAGGACATCGTACTAAAGAAGAAGTCATCCTCGTCGTCGTCCTCCTCGGCGGCTACCGCTGTGATAGCTGCGAATTGA
- the LOC132912159 gene encoding uncharacterized protein LOC132912159 isoform X2, with amino-acid sequence MSGSDGEDGQCNGTIESNVVAMDDVLVKKHTDDILCDGCVTVEGDFTRQESERTVNYTEDAVRSLVVADSIPVADSIPVADSVPVASVTLDESVVDEFIKGARASHSMELNAMQTRPESLVENPSTAVNIDNPFRGKEMCSCDVCKAKRELLREELHKAMKFQNLWAELRQHIRGSFNVALEASCFLGGLEFQQTPFSADDTHKIVLQLCKRNPHQLFMRLVSLAQEFVVEIKVRLLNLLQHLSVNNLPEIFLIGLLDDYDALITTAVKISEFVKLLKDHLGKFNYKFPLPWAAFIKKLYQIYIYDDPFIQNSLSPFIGQLKKVLPLKSSEYQRLFHRYLWFEKEMTVIRDLWAETESWMDKYNAEQACRMTHLRQVREVFTATRKLMEPRMLNKWTDVENELHEANGQLSTITSQEKVSVSEVDSRPLSPTPDLSLDSPNMPPSIEILQILLDDWSKVVKSLRQKLSDVTDAQPTADIYTNGQEDFFDYACATCHLVQSAMRSVRAHIEGTCLENNIEEEKSCECHMCIGPAISSSINKSDAENILLPLENPFPQLTNGFLEDTANFSATQVKKKIEDLEIKEIKSDGNEIRNENEDVDLRTPDPQLCSCVYQHVKEITERKVVLENPPCLCLLNSKRKIWDTCPCLTKSVPEPVTSNDHPKPPSPPIVKANQEPNKPAVKTGSTQSAQTQTRHSTTQTPNTVHNHTTHQVSSGDGDCSDSGSSQEDSCSTSSSAQRDSSRHCDCCYCEVFGHGVPSVAPVSRNYNEMRERLRQLLTKKKARKCKATCSPSKSPSESVVSDTSTETKAATNAAPRLNTPISTVPAIQVDQRDQRDLEELLEFIEGNQNGKKDNNKKAEKKARQKQRKLEEKLKRDRQEAEKLKLIELQKKTPEVTITVVDPQKPVPQRLLPQCNLPEVSILPTSPPVALPTVKQLSNKKKDKQEVCSNSSNTSSSSFSSSSSSTSSINSKTKTAPVNTNVKSKSISKAEKLMVSGQVNNKPANKSDKTEVSNKNNKIQTNNSNSINVKNNAMDKSLTVDLDDKSLTKKERKKLKKKMKKMEEVKAKEETKKPVQTEAQPQIVTIKRVMESNSAEPTVTITLKGQTPAEDKVLFTLVNGQTKEVTGLKLENEQTQNVYGKKKKAKVNNNNNNNNTSNNNNNSLQQGNKQHQTNNSKQQTQNKICDNKNNMKQQSNNEKSKGKQVDEKKIQQQNITEIKTKSKKDKKNIENKENVLQQNVVNKNKNQSQNISGKKQNKVNTPTQTPVSQKSQNFNISSDNKKTKIQSQERNGQLSSNKSSKNTSTSITIKQMKGDNQKIQSKLINQTTIKQRQELHSASTERINSPLSSQFKDIGANSKINIENLKLPPGITITKVDAPAKPLPIRSAPLPKPVNPPKQTTIIAAPMSGVQSSYASSQAGGNVIVVDTGKLKQDLLPKPAEKDVTKETQQSQSTSSKKKKKKNKNGLNSNNTSHQPTIQNNDPFVNDHADEPARILHNPSTNMVTIRNPAFGPMKVPPTQQAAIIKVSENGMVTIRSPALQQAINAGLTSPPKPDYIVKGDLSSKTSMENSSLKHANGIIPSSLAELRSRLTPDCTTLSGLANIQISKVTNGQPIPENGINLKGTSVTLTKVRTEPCMEDVQCAKTAVREAINASIAASSSGKSKKKKKRDIGTRQCGDDWNLVESVFTPKDIDLEDGEMDDAERELEAFKRFCLQSVPPPRKEKVNLNIKDIVLKKKSSSSSSSSAATAVIAAN; translated from the exons ATGAGCGGCAGCGACGGCGAGGACGGTCAGTGCAACGGAACGATAGAAAGCAACGTAGTAGCGATGGATGACGTTCTTGTTAAGAAACACACTGACGACATTCTCTGCGATGGATGTGTTACCGTTGAAGGCGATTTCACGCGACAGGAAAGCGAACGGACTGTTAATTACACGGAGGATGCTGTACGCTCTCTCGTTGTTGCGGACTCGATTCCTGTCGCGGACTCGATCCCAGTCGCGGACTCGGTTCCTGTCGCG AGCGTGACACTTGACGAAAGCGTAGTGGATGAGTTTATCAAGGGCGCGAGGGCTTCCCATAGCATGGAACTGAATGCGATGCAAACGAGGCCTGAGTCGCTTGTCGAAAATCCAAGTACCGCTGTGAACATAGACAACCCTTTCAGGGGTAAGGAAATGTGTTCATGCGATGTATGCAAAGCAAAAAG GGAACTGCTTAGAGAGGAGTTACATAAAGCCATGAAATTCCAAAATCTATGGGCAGAGTTACGTCAACATATAAGGGGTTCCTTTAATGTTGCCTTAGAAGCTTCTTGTTTCCTTGGAGGTTTAGAGTTTCAACAAACTCCATTTTCAGCGGATGATACGCACAAGATTGTTTTGCA ACTGTGTAAAAGGAATCCTCATCAATTATTTATGAGGCTAGTAAGCCTGGCACAGGAGTTTGttgtagaaataaaagttcgattattaaatcttttacaaCATCTTAGTGTAAATAATTTACcagaaatttttcttatag GCCTTTTAGATGATTATGATGCATTAATAACAACAGCAGTGAAGATTTCTGAATTTGTAAAACTTTTAAAGGATCATTTGGGCAAgttcaattataaatttcctttACCATGGGctgcttttattaaaaaattgtatcagatttatatatatgatgATCCATTTATACAAAACAGTCTGTCACCTTTTATTGGCCAG tTAAAGAAAGTTTTGCCCTTAAAAAGCTCGGAATACCAGCGTCTTTTCCATCGGTATTTATGGTTTGAGAAAGAAATGACGGTAATTAGAGATCTATGGGCAGAAACTGAATCGTGGATGGACAAGTACAA TGCAGAACAAGCATGTCGAATGACCCATCTTAGGCAAGTAAGGGAAGTGTTCACAGCAACTAGGAAACTTATGGAACCGCGTATGTTAAATAAATGGACCGACGTTGAAAA TGAATTGCATGAAGCGAATGGTCAACTTTCAACGATTACTTCGCAAGAAAAAGTTAGCGTATCAGAGGTGGACAGCAGGCCTTTAAGTCCTACACCGGATTTAAGTTTGGATTCACCCAATATGCCTCCAAGTATCgagatattacaaattttattggatGACTGGAGCAAGGTTGTAAAGTCTCTACGTCAGAAATTATCTGATGTAACAGACGCACAACCGACCGCGGACATTTATACTAATGGACAGGAAGATTTCTTTGATTATGCTTGTGCAACTTGCCATTTAGTACAGTCTGCAATGAGATCAGTGAG GGCTCATATTGAAGGAACTTGTTTAGAGAATaatatagaagaagaaaaaagctgTGAATGTCATATGTGTATAGGACCTGCGATATCTTCTAgt ATTAATAAAAGTGAtgcagaaaatatattattaccacTAGAAAATCCTTTTCCACAACTTACAAATGGATTCCTAG aaGATACGGCTAATTTTTCGGCAACgcaagtaaagaaaaaaatagaagatctggagataaaggaaataaagaGCGACGGCAatgaaataagaaacgaaaatgaagATGTTGATTTAAGGACGCCCGATCCACAACTTTGTTCATGTGTATATCAGCATGTGAAAGAAATAACAGAGAGAAAAGTGGTGCTAGAAAATCCACCTTGTTTGTGTTTACTAAACTCCAAACGGAAGATATGGGACACTTGTCCATGCCTAACAAAAT ctGTACCTGAACCAGTCACATCAAATGATCATCCAAAGCCACCGTCGCCTCCTATCGTGAAGGCTAATCAGGAACCAAATAAACCTGCAGTAAAAACTGGTTCTACGCAGTCTGCTCAAACACAGACGAGGCATTCTACAACGCAGACACCGAATACCGTTCACAATCATACAACGCATCAgg TAAGTTCCGGAGATGGGGATTGTTCGGATTCCGGAAGTAGTCAGGAAGACTCTTGTTCTACCAGCAGTTCCGCGCAAAGGGATTCCAGTAGACATTGCGACTGTTGTTATTGCGAAGTATTTGGTCATGGAGTT cCTTCGGTAGCACCAGTTAGtagaaattataatgaaatgaGAGAACGGTTGCGGCAATTactaacgaagaaaaaagctaGAAAGTGTAAAGCCACGTGTAGCCCTTCAAAAAGTCCCTCAGAATCGGTGGTATCTGATACAAGTACGGAAACGAAGGCAGCGACAAATGCAGCGCCGAGATTGAATACTCCAATTTCGACTGTTCCTGCGATACAGGTGGATCAACGAGATCAAAGAGATCTAGAGGAGTTGCTTGAGTTTATTGAGGGCAATCAGAATGGaaagaaagataataataaaaaggcCGAGAAAAAAGCTAGGCAGAAGCAACGTAAG CTGGAAGAAAAGCTTAAAAGAGATAGGCAAGaagcagaaaaattaaaactgaTAGAGTTACAAAAAAAGACACCGGAAGTAACGATCACCGTCGTAGACCCACAAAAACCTGTTCCTCAAAGATTATTACCTCAGTGTAACCTACCCGAAGTATCTATTTTACCTACGTCACCCCCAGTAGCATTGCCGACTGTAAAgcaattaagtaataaaaagaaagacaaacaAGAAGTCTGTAGCAATAGTAGTAACACTAGTAGCAGTAGCTTTAGcagcagtagtagtagtacCAGTAGTATAAATAGCAAAACGAAGACTGCGCCTGTGAATACCAATGTAAAGAGCAAAAGTATTAGTAAAGCCGAGAAATTGATGGTTTCTGGCCAGGTGAACAACAAACCTGCGAACAAAAGCGATAAAACTGAAGTtagcaataaaaataacaaaatacagACAAACAATAGCAATAGcataaatgtgaaaaataacGCAATGGACAAATCATTGACTGTCGACTTGGATGATAAAAGTTTGaccaagaaagaaaggaaaaaattgaaaaagaaaatgaaaaaaatggaGGAGGTGAAGGCAAAAGAGGAGACAAAGAAACCGGTTCAGACGGAGGCTCAACCGCAGATCGTGACAATTAAGAGAGTCATGGAGTCTAATAGCGCGGAACCGACAGTCACGATCACGTTGAAAGGTCAAACACCGGCTGAAGATAAAGTTCTATTCACTTTGGTGAATGGTCAGACGAAAGAGGTAACCGGCTTGAAACTGGAGAACGAACAAACTCAGAACGTCTacgggaagaaaaagaaagccaaagtaaataataacaacaataataataatactagcaataataacaataattcgtTGCAACAGGGGAACAAACAGCATCAAACGAACAATTCGAAACAGCAGAcgcagaataaaatttgtgaCAACAAGAACAATATGAAACAACAGTCGAACAATGAAAAGAGCAAAGGGAAGCAAGTAGACGAGAAAAAGATTCAGCAGCAGAATATTactgaaataaaaacgaaatctaagaaagacaagaaaaatatagaaaacaagGAGAATGTGCTGCAACAGAACGTcgtaaataagaataagaatCAATCGCAGAACATAAGTGGAAAGAAACAGAATAAAGTTAATACGCCAACTCAAACTCCAGTTTCGCAAAAGTCACAGAACTTTAATATCAGTAGCGACAACAAAAAGACGAAAATACAGTCGCAAGAGAGAAATGGGCAATTAAGTTCCAACAAAAGCAGTAAGAACACATCTACTAGtattactattaaacaaatgaaaGGTGACAACcaaaaaattcaaagtaaattaataaatcagaCGACGATCAAACAACGACAGGAACTGCATTCGGCATCCACGGAAAGAATTAATTCGCCATTGAGCAGTCAGTTCAAAGATATTGGCGCAAATTCGAAGATTAACATAGAGAATTTAAAGCTGCCACCCGGTATTACGATAACTAAAGTTGACGCTCCTGCGAAACCCTTGCCAATCAGATCAGCTCCACTGCCTAAACCAGTAAATCCGCCTAAGCAAACTACGATAATCGCAGCACCTATGAGTGGCGTTCAATCAAGTTACGCGAGTTCTCAGGCGGGTGGTAATGTAATAGTTGTGGACACTGGAAAATTGAAGCAGGATCTATTACCTAAACCGGCAGAAAAAG ATGTGACTAAAGAAACGCAACAAAGTCAGAGCACTAGcagtaagaagaagaaaaagaagaataaaaacggattaaattctaacaatacGTCACATCAACcaacaatacaaaataatgaTCCTTTTGTGAACGATCATGCTGATGAGCCTGCCAGAATACTTCACAACCCAAGTACCAACATGGTAACCATAAGGAACCCGGCGTTTGGCCCGATGAAGGTGCCACCTACACAACAGGCGGCAATTATAAAAGTATCAGAGAATGGTATGGTCACCATTAGGAGTCCTGCGTTGCAACAGGCGATCAACGCAGGCCTTACATCCCCTCCAAAGCCAGATTACATCGTGAAAGGTGATCTGTCGTCGAAAACGTCGATGGAAAACTCAAGCTTGAAACACGCTAATGGTATTATCCCGTCGAGTTTGGCGGAGTTGAGGAGTAGACTGACGCCAGACTGTACAACTCTAAGCGGTTTGGCTAATATACAAATCAGTAAAGTAACGAATGGTCAACCTATACCGGAGAACGGAATCAACCTAAAGGGGACTAGCGTGACGTTGACAAAAGTTAGGACGGAACCGTGCATGGAGGATGTGCAGTGTGCAAAAACGGCTGTTCGAGAAGCGATAAACGCCTCGATAGCGGCATCGTCTAGCGGCAAGagcaagaaaaagaagaagcgcGATATCGGCACGAGACAATGCGGAGATGACTGGAACCTCGTTG AGAGCGTATTCACGCCCAAAGATATAGACCTCGAGGACGGGGAAATGGACGACGCGGAGCGTGAACTAGAGGCGTTCAAGAGGTTTTGCCTGCAGTCAGTGCCGCCGCCGCGCAAGGAGAAGGTCAATCTCAATATCAAGGACATCGTACTAAAGAAGAAGTCATCCTCGTCGTCGTCCTCCTCGGCGGCTACCGCTGTGATAGCTGCGAATTGA